The following proteins come from a genomic window of Corynebacterium hansenii:
- a CDS encoding VWA domain-containing protein — protein MIGAFAHPWWLLGLLVPAAAAAAYVIIEKRKRRRSIAFGNFSVVADVSGPGRPWLRHAPVVALLTAVAVLAIALAGPLAETKVARNRATIMLVVDVSFSMSATDVQPDRLTTAKKAGKEFLDSLPDDLNVGLVTFAGRAQTPVMPTTDHDTVARALEGARLDSATATGDAIAAAQSAIVQFGEQVRGPEGPPPAAVVLLSDGKQTIPAELDDPRGAYTAADEAAKIGLPIHTISFGTRDGAITSGGQTVLVPNDDESLMEIARRTGGEFHAASSLDELRGVYGELTDEIGYELRRSENPRPWMIGAFALLLASAAASLFLGRRIP, from the coding sequence ATGATCGGGGCATTCGCGCATCCCTGGTGGTTGCTTGGCCTGCTGGTGCCCGCGGCCGCGGCGGCGGCGTACGTCATCATTGAAAAGCGGAAGCGCCGGCGGTCGATCGCATTCGGCAACTTCAGCGTCGTCGCCGACGTCTCCGGGCCGGGGCGCCCGTGGCTGCGACATGCGCCGGTCGTGGCGCTGCTCACCGCGGTGGCGGTGCTCGCCATCGCGCTGGCGGGGCCGTTGGCCGAAACGAAGGTGGCGCGGAACCGGGCGACGATCATGCTCGTCGTCGACGTGTCCTTCTCGATGTCCGCGACGGATGTCCAGCCGGACCGCTTGACGACGGCGAAGAAGGCCGGCAAGGAATTCCTCGATTCGCTGCCCGACGACCTCAACGTCGGCCTGGTCACCTTCGCCGGCCGCGCGCAGACGCCGGTCATGCCCACGACCGACCACGACACCGTCGCCCGCGCCCTCGAGGGCGCCCGCCTGGACAGCGCGACGGCCACCGGCGACGCCATCGCCGCGGCGCAATCGGCCATCGTCCAATTCGGCGAGCAGGTCCGGGGCCCCGAAGGTCCGCCCCCGGCCGCGGTCGTCCTGCTTTCCGACGGCAAGCAGACCATCCCCGCGGAACTGGACGATCCGCGCGGCGCCTACACCGCCGCCGACGAGGCCGCGAAGATCGGGCTGCCCATCCACACGATTTCCTTCGGCACCCGCGATGGGGCCATCACCTCCGGCGGCCAGACGGTGTTGGTGCCCAACGACGACGAATCCCTCATGGAGATCGCCAGGCGCACCGGCGGAGAGTTCCACGCGGCGTCGAGCCTGGACGAATTGCGGGGCGTCTACGGCGAACTCACCGACGAAATCGGCTACGAGCTGCGCCGGTCCGAGAACCCGCGGCCGTGGATGATCGGGGCGTTCGCCCTGCTCCTCGCATCCGCCGCAGCCTCCCTGTTCCTGGGCCGCCGCATCCCCTGA